A stretch of Synechococcus sp. MIT S9220 DNA encodes these proteins:
- the murA gene encoding UDP-N-acetylglucosamine 1-carboxyvinyltransferase codes for MTAAAPASQDNLKPHLEIQGGNRLQGELRVSGAKNSALVLMTAALLTEDTLTLSNVPPLTDIDGMESILVSMGVKVRRSSETIQLQASDLTSAEPPYELVNGLRASFFAIGSILARMGHAKVPLPGGCRIGARPVVEHIRGLKALGAVVTVEHGVVSATVPGDRKRLKGASIVLDCPSVGATETILMAASLAKGTSVIENAAQEPEVQDLANLLNAMGARISGAGGPSITVEGVERLHGCDYTVIPDRIEAGTFLLAAAITRSTLRIAPVVPDHLNSVLQKLRDCGCVLEFDGDGIVITPGTIKGIDITTQPFPGFPTDLQAPFMALLATAQGTSVITEKIYENRMQHVAELQRMGAAIRVQGNAAVVEGVPSLSGAPVNGTDLRASAAMVLAGLVAKGRTQVSGLNHLDRGYADIEAKLTASGAKLERHCS; via the coding sequence ATGACAGCCGCGGCGCCCGCGTCTCAAGACAATCTCAAGCCCCATCTTGAGATCCAAGGCGGCAACAGACTGCAAGGCGAGCTCCGAGTGAGCGGCGCCAAAAATTCCGCCCTGGTGCTGATGACAGCTGCCCTACTGACGGAAGACACGCTGACCCTCAGCAACGTGCCTCCTCTGACTGATATCGATGGCATGGAGAGCATCCTGGTTTCCATGGGAGTAAAGGTCCGGCGCAGCAGTGAAACCATCCAACTTCAGGCTTCCGACCTCACCAGCGCAGAACCGCCCTACGAACTCGTCAACGGGCTCAGAGCCAGCTTCTTCGCAATCGGTTCAATTCTCGCTCGCATGGGCCACGCCAAGGTTCCTCTACCTGGTGGCTGTCGCATTGGTGCACGCCCTGTGGTGGAGCACATCCGCGGACTGAAAGCACTTGGAGCCGTGGTGACTGTTGAACATGGCGTGGTCTCGGCCACGGTTCCTGGCGATCGCAAACGTCTGAAAGGGGCCTCGATTGTTCTCGACTGCCCGAGCGTCGGCGCCACGGAAACGATCCTGATGGCTGCAAGCCTGGCAAAAGGCACCAGCGTGATTGAGAACGCAGCGCAGGAGCCTGAGGTTCAGGACCTCGCCAACCTACTGAATGCCATGGGAGCTCGCATCAGCGGAGCCGGCGGTCCATCCATCACCGTTGAAGGCGTGGAGCGGCTGCACGGTTGCGACTACACGGTGATTCCCGACAGGATCGAAGCAGGCACCTTCCTGCTGGCTGCCGCAATCACGCGCTCAACACTGCGCATCGCCCCAGTTGTTCCTGATCACCTCAACTCGGTGCTTCAGAAATTGCGCGACTGTGGTTGCGTTCTCGAGTTCGATGGCGATGGCATCGTCATCACCCCAGGCACCATCAAAGGCATTGACATCACCACCCAGCCTTTCCCAGGTTTCCCAACCGATCTGCAGGCACCATTCATGGCCTTGCTGGCGACAGCCCAAGGCACCAGCGTGATCACTGAAAAGATCTACGAGAACCGCATGCAGCATGTCGCGGAGCTGCAGCGCATGGGTGCAGCCATCCGTGTTCAAGGCAACGCCGCTGTCGTCGAAGGTGTTCCCTCCCTCAGTGGAGCTCCTGTGAATGGAACCGATCTGCGCGCCTCAGCCGCCATGGTGCTTGCAGGCCTGGTGGCCAAGGGCAGAACGCAAGTGAGTGGTCTGAACCACCTCGACCGGGGCTACGCCGACATTGAAGCGAAACTCACGGCCAGCGGTGCGAAGTTGGAACGTCACTGTTCCTAA